The window AATCATCGCACATCGACTCCTGATTTTTCATGACGCAGTTCAGAAAGCTTTCAATTTGTTCGGTCGTAAACCCTAAGCTCAAATAAAACTGAATGGTTTTCACGCGCTCAACAGCCATCTGGTTGAACACCCGATATCCGTTTTCTTCACGCTGTGTCGCGATTAGCCCTTTCGCCTCATAATACCGCAAAGAACGAATGCTGGCTCCGGTAAGCTTGGATAACTCACTAATCCGCATGGCCTTCACCTTTTTCCTTTTCCTTGATCAAGTAAGGA is drawn from Paenibacillus sp. V4I7 and contains these coding sequences:
- a CDS encoding MerR family transcriptional regulator, coding for MRISELSKLTGASIRSLRYYEAKGLIATQREENGYRVFNQMAVERVKTIQFYLSLGFTTEQIESFLNCVMKNQESMCDDLLPLYTEKLEEIEQQMKMLQLLQANLKDRIAYIEQQRLQGLPVGFPAK